The DNA region ATCCGCAGGAATCTTTCGCATGGGTTAAAACCTGATTCAAATGTTTAGCTCAGTAATATAATATCCACAGAATCCTAATAAAAAGACTTACCCTTCCAGTATATCTTTCTCTTTGGCTTTTAATATCTGGTCAATTTTTTCGATATGTTTATCGGTAAGTTTTTGTACATCATCTGAAAAACGATGTAAATCATCTTCTGTAATCTTTCCGTCTTTCTCTTCCTTCTTCAAAGACTCTATAATACTTCGGCGGATATTTCGAACTGCAACGCGAGCCTCTTCTGCTATTTTATGAGCAACTTTTATAAGCTCTTTACGTCGTTCTTCACTCAATGGCGGAATAGGGATGCGAATCAATCTACCATCATTAGACGGAGTTACTCCCAAAGGTGATGCCATAATCGCTTTTTCAACAGCACCAATAATGGACTTATCCCAAAGGTCTATAACAATAAGATGGGCATCGGGTACAGTGACATTTCCTAATTGGTTAATCTTCATTTTACTGCCATATGCATCAACATGCACTACATCTAACAACGCTGGATTAGCTCTACCTGTGCGAAAACCAGAAAGTTCCTGTTGAAAACTTTCCACACTTTTATCCATCTTCTGTTCAGCTTCTTTAATGAGTGGGTGTGGCATAGGTTAATCTCCCTTAACTATGGTTCCTATCGAGTGTC from Candidatus Hydrogenedens sp. includes:
- the frr gene encoding ribosome recycling factor; this translates as MPHPLIKEAEQKMDKSVESFQQELSGFRTGRANPALLDVVHVDAYGSKMKINQLGNVTVPDAHLIVIDLWDKSIIGAVEKAIMASPLGVTPSNDGRLIRIPIPPLSEERRKELIKVAHKIAEEARVAVRNIRRSIIESLKKEEKDGKITEDDLHRFSDDVQKLTDKHIEKIDQILKAKEKDILEG